CTCGCTTGACGGCCCAGAGGGGCCATTCAAAAAATGACACTGAGTTACAAAAACTGATGCACCCGGTATGGCTTCTGGCATTGGAAATTGAGGGCGGTTCCGTCGTCCGCTACTGTGGCACCCAGCAGCGGGACTCTGGCCGATGAAGCTGCGCTGGCGGCAGAGGCTGGCGCGATGGCTTGATGGTCGGCCCAGAGCTTCGCGCGTTCTGGCTGTCCTTGCAGCAACCGCTGCTGTCGGTGCAGTCATCGTTTTTCTGAATTATCGCAGTCATACTGCTTTTCTGGACGCCCGTCGGCAACGCAGCGCCTTACGCGAGGCGCGCAGGGACCTGACAGGCGGATTTCTAATGCTGCTGGACTCCGGCGGACCGCAGGCGGATGAGCGCCGGGATGCAGGCCGCCTGCTGCTGAATCGAGCCTCCGCCTTTTTTCTGCAGCAGGAGGACGATTTGAAACAGTATCAAGCGGACTTGCCGGGGGCTGCCGGGCCGCACTTCGCGCCCGCCGAACTCGTCTTTCGCCAGACGCTGCTGCGCTGGTCTCAAGCGCCCGCATCACGGCGCGCCGCTTTGAACGCGGAATTGTTTGGCAGCTACCAGCGCCTCACGCTTGCCGCAGAGCAGGTCGATGCCGCTTCTCAGCGTGCGGTCGAGGGTGCAATTGCTGGCATGGACCGTCAATTTCAACTGGCCGCTTCGCTGGCGTCCTTTGCCGCGCTGATGTTCCTGCTCTGGATGCTGGTCAATGCCTGGCTGGCCGAGGATCTCCGCCGCCGACAACAGGAGAGCGAGCTTCGCCTGCGCCTGCTTGGCGACAACCTGCCTGACTCCTATGTCTACCAGTACGAGCAAAACGAAAGAGGCTACCCCCGATTTATCTATGTGAGCGCTGGCGTGGAACGCGTCCACGGCATCCCGGTTGCGGCAGCCATGGGCGATCCGATGTTGCTTCTGGCTCAGCTCGATGCCGAAGCGGCGCCGCGATTGGCCGCAGCAGAGATCGAGAGCAAACGCACATTACTTGATTTTTCGGCAGAGATTCCTTTTCGGCGCGCTGATGGCGTCCCGCGCATTCTGGCGCTGCGTTCACGGCCACGGCGCACCGATCGGGGCGGCATCGTCTGGGATGGCGTGGCCGCCGATATCAGCGCTGCGCGCAATGCGGAAGCGGCGGCGCGCAGCAGTTTGCAGCGCTTTGAGGAATTGGTCGCGACGATTGATGAGGTATTCTATATTGCTACGCCCGACTTTGGAAAGATGCTCTATCTCAGTCCAGCCTACGAGCGCATCTGGGGTCGGACCGTTGGCAGTTGCTACATGCAGCCGCAGGGCTGGCTGGATGCAATTCACCCCGAAGACCGCGAACGTCGGCGTGCGGCGGCAGCCGCGCCGCCGGGCGGCAGTTTTAGCGAAACCTATCGAGTGGTTCGACCAGACGGCGGCCAGCGCTGGGTATCCGAACGCGGCTATCTTATTTACGGTCAGCAGCAATGGCCGCTGCGACTCATTGGCTCGGTTCGCGATATTACCAGGGAAATTGAGCTCGAAGCGCAGATGCGGCAGGCGCAAAAGCTGGAGGCCATTGGCCAGCTGGCCGGGGGCGTGGCCCACGATTTCAATAACATTCTGGCCGTCATCATGATGCAGCTGGAATTGCTGGAGCGCGACGCCGGATTGTCCGCTGAGGTTCGCGATACCCTTAAAGTACTGCGCAGTTACGCGCTGCGAGCGGCGGCTTTGACGCGTCAGTTGCTGGTGGTCGGCCGACGGGAGATCATGCAGCAGCGTCGACTGGGGCTGAATCAGGCCGTCGAGCAAATCAGTGAAATGCTGCGGCGAACGCTGCCTGCA
Above is a window of Leptospirales bacterium DNA encoding:
- a CDS encoding PAS domain-containing protein, translated to MKLRWRQRLARWLDGRPRASRVLAVLAATAAVGAVIVFLNYRSHTAFLDARRQRSALREARRDLTGGFLMLLDSGGPQADERRDAGRLLLNRASAFFLQQEDDLKQYQADLPGAAGPHFAPAELVFRQTLLRWSQAPASRRAALNAELFGSYQRLTLAAEQVDAASQRAVEGAIAGMDRQFQLAASLASFAALMFLLWMLVNAWLAEDLRRRQQESELRLRLLGDNLPDSYVYQYEQNERGYPRFIYVSAGVERVHGIPVAAAMGDPMLLLAQLDAEAAPRLAAAEIESKRTLLDFSAEIPFRRADGVPRILALRSRPRRTDRGGIVWDGVAADISAARNAEAAARSSLQRFEELVATIDEVFYIATPDFGKMLYLSPAYERIWGRTVGSCYMQPQGWLDAIHPEDRERRRAAAAAPPGGSFSETYRVVRPDGGQRWVSERGYLIYGQQQWPLRLIGSVRDITREIELEAQMRQAQKLEAIGQLAGGVAHDFNNILAVIMMQLELLERDAGLSAEVRDTLKVLRSYALRAAALTRQLLVVGRREIMQQRRLGLNQAVEQISEMLRRTLPANIALQLDLYSDELEIMADTVMLDQILMNLAVNARDAMPAGGVLSFATGRVTLLPGAVRGFPDLAAGDYAFVRVDDNGEGIAPQAIDHLFEPFFTTKPPGKGTGLGLSTVLGIVQQHSGGIQ